In Armatimonadota bacterium, one DNA window encodes the following:
- a CDS encoding adenylosuccinate synthase, which produces MPTLVIVGAQWGDEAKGKLVDVLGSEASMVVRYSGGNNAGHTVIVSGEEFKFHLIPAGILHPGVTAILGGGMVIDPKSLLTELDRTREKRSQLGTLKISASAHVVLPYHAILDTLEESARGENKIGTTARGIGPAYQDKVGRFGIRMADFVHPERFRTRLQEVLAYKNTLLVALGGEPLEFEPIVSEYAAYADRIREFVADTDVLVASAVEAGERVLFEGAQGTFLDLDCGTYPYVTSSHPVAGGACLGTGIGPRRIDAVLGVCKAYTTRVGSGPFPTELLDETGEWIRQHGKEFGTTTGRGRRCGWLDLPILKQSARLNSLSGWVVTRLDVLAGFQSVKVCTGYRLGGKEVIGVPQDTVALEQVEPIYRELPGWSGDLRSARTWDDLPPTAQSYLEFLEEYTGTPIAAISVGPDRAETIWKRRELVWG; this is translated from the coding sequence ATGCCAACACTCGTCATCGTCGGCGCCCAGTGGGGCGATGAAGCCAAGGGCAAGCTCGTCGACGTGCTCGGCTCGGAAGCGAGCATGGTGGTCCGCTACAGCGGCGGAAACAACGCCGGACACACCGTCATCGTCTCGGGCGAGGAATTCAAGTTTCACCTGATCCCTGCGGGAATCCTGCACCCTGGCGTCACCGCCATCCTCGGCGGCGGCATGGTCATTGACCCGAAAAGCCTGCTCACCGAGCTCGACCGCACCCGTGAGAAGCGCTCCCAACTCGGCACACTCAAGATCAGCGCGTCGGCCCACGTGGTGCTCCCCTACCACGCCATCCTCGACACCCTGGAAGAGTCGGCGCGAGGAGAGAACAAGATCGGCACGACGGCGCGCGGTATCGGCCCGGCGTATCAAGACAAGGTCGGGCGCTTCGGCATCCGCATGGCCGATTTCGTGCATCCCGAGCGCTTCCGTACGCGCCTGCAAGAGGTGCTCGCCTACAAGAACACCCTGCTCGTCGCTCTGGGCGGCGAGCCGCTGGAGTTCGAGCCGATCGTCTCGGAGTATGCGGCGTATGCGGACCGAATCCGGGAATTCGTCGCCGACACCGATGTTCTCGTCGCATCGGCAGTCGAAGCGGGCGAGCGTGTGCTCTTCGAGGGCGCGCAGGGCACTTTTCTGGACCTGGATTGCGGGACCTATCCTTATGTGACCAGCAGCCACCCCGTGGCCGGCGGCGCCTGCCTGGGAACCGGCATCGGCCCTCGGCGCATCGATGCGGTGCTCGGCGTCTGCAAGGCTTACACCACCCGCGTAGGTTCCGGCCCCTTCCCCACCGAGCTTCTCGATGAGACCGGCGAGTGGATTCGCCAGCACGGCAAAGAGTTCGGCACCACCACCGGCAGGGGACGGCGCTGCGGCTGGCTCGACCTTCCGATCCTGAAGCAGAGCGCCCGGCTGAATTCGCTGAGCGGATGGGTGGTCACGCGCCTCGACGTGCTCGCCGGCTTCCAATCGGTCAAGGTCTGTACCGGCTACCGGCTGGGCGGGAAGGAAGTGATCGGGGTCCCTCAGGACACCGTTGCGCTGGAACAGGTCGAGCCGATCTATAGGGAGTTGCCCGGCTGGAGCGGAGATCTTCGGTCGGCGCGAACCTGGGACGACTTGCCCCCTACTGCCCAGTCGTATCTGGAATTTCTGGAGGAGTACACGGGTACCCCCATCGCGGCGATCAGCGTAGGGCCCGATCGCGCGGAGACCATTTGGAAGCGCCGTGAACTCGTCTGGGGTTGA
- a CDS encoding TolC family protein has product MSRQSLPFVSALLFGALCLPQVGLAQKTLSLLDAIEMAKQRNGDVRSAYLDLQTSRSRVKQAFADFLPTVIPNYRYLHDRSQVFTGASAGSSTSNTRTSSVSADWLLLDLGQRDWSYRAARRGADASEASTTGTVRNVLFAILQRYFDTIRARELLRVSETQVNRAETTLEATKLQIEVGAAPKKDELQAKADLLNAKVGLLQSQNLTATSESDLKAIIGWNAEETLPDLEKITAPSTFPEVAETEDLIKEGLRDRPDLVALRKRVEAQEFSRRIAERNSQVSLSVSASYDRFFSPLVQDSRQLTVLASMPLFDGGYSKESARQARYALESLKAQLMQAERDAVADIESARTVLAQNVLRVQASQAALDAARLNYEAAAESHKAGAEGTSILTVLTAQVSLVTAESNFVEALFDYLISDARLKLATGKPLPGEQSKN; this is encoded by the coding sequence ATGAGCAGACAATCTCTTCCCTTCGTTTCAGCGTTGCTGTTCGGCGCGCTCTGCCTGCCTCAAGTCGGGTTGGCGCAGAAGACGTTGAGCCTGCTCGACGCCATCGAGATGGCCAAGCAGCGCAATGGAGACGTTCGGTCGGCGTATCTGGATCTGCAGACGTCGCGCAGCCGTGTGAAGCAGGCCTTTGCCGACTTCTTGCCGACGGTCATCCCGAACTACCGCTACCTTCACGATCGCAGCCAAGTGTTCACGGGCGCTTCGGCGGGTTCCAGCACCTCGAACACCCGAACGTCCTCCGTCTCGGCCGATTGGCTCCTGCTCGACCTTGGGCAGAGGGATTGGTCTTACCGCGCGGCCCGGCGCGGCGCCGATGCCTCCGAGGCCAGCACGACCGGAACCGTCAGGAACGTTTTATTTGCGATCCTTCAGCGGTATTTCGACACGATCCGCGCAAGGGAGCTTCTGCGCGTCTCAGAGACCCAGGTGAACCGAGCCGAAACGACGCTCGAAGCCACGAAGCTGCAGATCGAGGTGGGCGCGGCCCCCAAGAAAGATGAGCTCCAAGCCAAGGCCGACCTGCTGAACGCCAAGGTGGGCTTGCTGCAATCGCAGAACTTGACAGCTACTTCTGAAAGCGACCTGAAGGCGATCATCGGGTGGAACGCCGAAGAGACCCTGCCCGATCTTGAGAAGATCACGGCGCCAAGCACCTTTCCTGAGGTTGCCGAGACCGAGGACCTGATCAAAGAAGGTCTTCGAGACAGGCCAGATCTGGTCGCCCTCCGCAAACGCGTGGAGGCGCAGGAGTTCAGCCGCAGAATCGCCGAGCGCAACTCGCAAGTGTCGCTTTCGGTTTCGGCCAGCTATGACCGGTTCTTCTCGCCGCTGGTCCAGGATTCCAGGCAGTTGACCGTGCTGGCCTCCATGCCGCTCTTCGATGGCGGCTATTCCAAGGAGTCCGCTCGCCAGGCACGCTACGCGCTGGAATCGTTGAAAGCCCAGTTGATGCAGGCTGAACGGGACGCCGTCGCAGACATCGAGTCGGCGCGGACCGTGCTCGCTCAAAATGTGCTCCGGGTTCAAGCCTCACAAGCCGCATTGGACGCCGCAAGACTGAACTATGAGGCCGCCGCAGAGTCTCATAAGGCAGGAGCCGAAGGAACCTCGATTCTCACGGTGCTCACGGCGCAGGTGAGCCTCGTGACCGCGGAATCGAACTTCGTCGAGGCTCTTTTCGACTACCTCATTTCCGATGCTCGGCTGAAGCTGGCCACCGGCAAGCCGCTACCTGGCGAACAAAGCAAAAACTGA
- a CDS encoding efflux RND transporter periplasmic adaptor subunit → MKRFGTWLLGLVVVFASLWFFVFRGDGEEPEIEYRYEAAKVGELTRSTSATGTVVPLTTVDVKSKAGGIVERLYVDEGAVVKKGDLVAEIDPRDTKAAFEQAQADLRQAEARADQAGMNLDLQKRNTRTSLATAQAALESAKLRLERAQIESKRQPTTSTSSLTSARAAYESAQAELERFQTVTKLQQRRDTEGGYNRARADLDAAKADFERQKGLLQRGYVSQAVVERAKASLESAQASFDTAQQKRQSLERDLSAQEKALTFAVTRSRAQFEQANGDMAQIDISQRNLAEAKKAVEVATLDLQRAKDAAKNDQLRASERVASEAATVRSKVSLDNAKVQLESTTVMAPRDGVVTLKYLEEGTIIPPGTSTFSQGTSIVQISDVTTLFVDCNVDEADIGSVRKGQSVYIRTEAHPGMQLNGVVERVNPSATTTNNITAVKVRVRVLPNQKLSLMPGLTASCEFLTFSKKNALIVPSQAIQREGEKTYVKVKGKDPKKPVRKEVKVGASGDNGVEILEGIQAGDEIVTAEIDLAQLRDIQQKMQEAQEGGGLAGGQGPKMRPQGGAGRMGGGGMGGGGKMGGGR, encoded by the coding sequence ATGAAGAGATTTGGGACTTGGCTTCTTGGGCTTGTTGTCGTCTTTGCGAGCCTTTGGTTTTTCGTCTTTCGCGGCGACGGCGAAGAGCCCGAAATCGAGTATCGCTATGAAGCGGCGAAGGTCGGCGAGCTTACGCGCTCCACTTCAGCGACCGGCACAGTGGTGCCGCTGACGACCGTCGACGTCAAATCCAAAGCCGGCGGCATCGTGGAGCGGCTGTACGTCGATGAGGGCGCTGTCGTCAAGAAAGGCGATTTGGTTGCCGAAATCGATCCTCGCGACACCAAAGCGGCCTTTGAACAGGCTCAAGCCGATCTCCGCCAGGCCGAAGCCCGAGCCGACCAAGCGGGCATGAATCTCGACCTTCAGAAGCGCAACACCAGGACCAGTTTGGCAACGGCACAGGCTGCACTCGAATCGGCGAAGCTCCGTCTCGAGCGGGCCCAGATTGAATCGAAGCGCCAGCCGACAACGAGCACTTCCAGCCTGACCAGCGCCCGGGCAGCCTACGAAAGCGCCCAAGCTGAATTGGAGAGGTTTCAGACGGTCACCAAACTCCAGCAGCGCCGCGACACCGAAGGCGGCTACAACCGTGCCAGGGCCGATCTCGATGCTGCAAAGGCGGACTTTGAGCGCCAAAAGGGCCTCCTTCAGCGTGGATATGTGAGCCAAGCGGTGGTGGAACGCGCCAAAGCGAGCCTCGAATCGGCGCAGGCCTCGTTCGACACCGCTCAGCAGAAGCGTCAATCGCTCGAGCGCGATCTCTCGGCACAGGAAAAGGCACTGACCTTCGCCGTCACGCGCTCCAGGGCTCAATTCGAACAGGCCAACGGTGACATGGCCCAGATCGACATTTCTCAGCGAAACCTCGCCGAGGCGAAGAAGGCCGTCGAAGTAGCGACGCTCGACTTACAGCGTGCCAAGGACGCCGCCAAAAACGACCAGCTTAGGGCGAGTGAGCGAGTAGCCTCCGAAGCGGCCACGGTCAGAAGCAAAGTCTCTCTGGACAACGCCAAAGTCCAGCTTGAGAGCACGACGGTGATGGCCCCACGCGACGGCGTCGTGACGCTCAAGTACTTGGAAGAGGGCACCATCATCCCGCCAGGAACCAGCACGTTCTCCCAGGGGACGAGCATCGTTCAGATCAGCGATGTGACGACCTTGTTCGTAGACTGCAACGTCGATGAAGCCGACATCGGCTCGGTTCGCAAAGGGCAATCGGTCTATATCCGAACCGAAGCCCACCCGGGAATGCAGCTCAATGGAGTCGTGGAACGGGTCAACCCTTCGGCAACGACCACCAACAACATCACCGCCGTCAAGGTTCGCGTCCGCGTGCTGCCCAACCAGAAGCTCTCCCTCATGCCTGGACTCACCGCGAGTTGCGAATTTCTCACTTTTTCCAAGAAAAATGCACTTATCGTTCCGTCCCAGGCTATTCAGCGCGAGGGGGAAAAGACCTACGTCAAGGTGAAGGGCAAGGACCCCAAGAAGCCGGTGCGCAAGGAGGTCAAGGTCGGTGCCAGCGGCGACAACGGCGTGGAGATCCTCGAGGGGATTCAAGCGGGAGACGAGATCGTCACCGCTGAGATTGACCTCGCTCAGCTTCGCGACATCCAACAGAAGATGCAAGAGGCCCAAGAAGGCGGCGGATTGGCCGGCGGCCAAGGTCCCAAGATGCGGCCCCAGGGCGGCGCGGGCAGGATGGGTGGCGGCGGCATGGGTGGCGGCGGCAAGATGGGCGGAGGGAGATAG
- a CDS encoding four helix bundle protein has translation MGAEIENTDLYQKSCSLADRVWADVCSWEWLAKKTVGAQLVSSVDSIAANLVEGDGREMGKDALRFLIIARSSARETRHWIARAQARKLVEPNVADCWTRDLEEVLRMLRSLITCRMAKVDGVKEPHPTYGQDDIWDWSNWPCALSNELHSLPDDKTQTAAFPVPSSLGPYVPYQVEMTRRSRTP, from the coding sequence ATGGGAGCAGAAATCGAAAACACGGATCTCTACCAGAAGTCGTGCTCCCTCGCGGATCGAGTCTGGGCAGATGTATGTAGTTGGGAATGGCTCGCCAAGAAGACTGTCGGCGCCCAGCTTGTTTCATCGGTTGACAGCATTGCCGCAAACCTGGTGGAGGGCGATGGTAGAGAGATGGGAAAGGACGCTCTCAGGTTCCTCATCATCGCTCGTAGCTCCGCAAGAGAAACTCGTCACTGGATTGCCAGAGCTCAGGCTCGCAAGCTTGTTGAACCGAATGTGGCTGACTGCTGGACAAGGGATCTTGAGGAGGTTCTTCGAATGCTTCGGTCGCTCATTACCTGTCGCATGGCCAAAGTAGACGGAGTCAAGGAACCACATCCTACCTACGGCCAAGATGATATTTGGGATTGGAGCAATTGGCCATGCGCTTTGAGCAACGAGTTGCATTCCCTTCCAGATGACAAAACACAGACGGCTGCATTTCCCGTCCCTTCGTCCCTTGGTCCCTATGTCCCTTACCAAGTGGAGATGACTCGGAGGTCTCGCACCCCATGA
- a CDS encoding ABC transporter permease, with translation MNLKDSFESALRAIVANKLRSFLTMLGVVIGVGSVIAMIGIGEGTAQKSLENIERMGTDMLTIMPNWRRGGMSGNADTPVLKPEDVDELRRLPVVKLISGVVQTRAPVKFGSLTHQTQISGGEPQIAIIRNATKMHAGKWYTLEDEAMATQKCVLGFTVYDELFHGENAIGATVRIKNQNFEVAGVIGYKGGAGFMNPDDVVYIPLRTAMTRLMGKVNLDQIMLQGIKTDLLPYTQTKVEEILARKRKSASGEEQFRVMNQGEWIEQIETQTRLLRILLAGIASVSLLVGGIGIMNIMLVSVTERTREIGLRKAIGAKRQSVLQQFLLESVVMCLVGGVVGIAVGTGGVIIVAKFLKVPPAINWQAIVLAFGFSAMVGLFFGLYPALRASRLTPIEALRYE, from the coding sequence ATGAATCTGAAAGACAGCTTCGAATCCGCCCTCCGAGCCATCGTCGCCAACAAGCTGCGCTCGTTCCTCACCATGCTCGGCGTCGTCATCGGGGTGGGCTCGGTCATCGCCATGATCGGCATCGGCGAAGGCACAGCCCAAAAGTCGCTCGAAAACATCGAACGCATGGGTACCGACATGCTGACGATCATGCCCAACTGGCGTCGGGGCGGCATGAGCGGCAACGCAGACACCCCCGTGCTCAAGCCCGAGGACGTCGATGAATTGCGGCGATTGCCCGTGGTCAAGCTGATCAGCGGCGTGGTCCAGACCCGTGCCCCAGTCAAGTTCGGAAGTCTGACGCACCAAACCCAGATCTCGGGCGGCGAGCCCCAAATCGCGATCATCCGCAACGCCACCAAAATGCACGCGGGCAAGTGGTACACGCTCGAAGATGAGGCTATGGCAACCCAAAAATGCGTGCTAGGCTTCACCGTCTACGATGAGCTCTTTCACGGCGAGAACGCCATCGGCGCGACCGTGCGCATCAAGAATCAGAACTTCGAGGTGGCCGGCGTCATCGGCTACAAGGGTGGCGCGGGCTTCATGAACCCCGACGACGTGGTCTACATCCCCCTCAGGACGGCGATGACTCGACTCATGGGCAAGGTCAACCTGGACCAGATCATGCTGCAGGGGATCAAGACGGACCTGCTGCCCTACACGCAAACCAAGGTCGAGGAGATCCTCGCCAGGAAGCGCAAGAGCGCCAGCGGCGAAGAACAGTTCCGCGTGATGAATCAGGGAGAATGGATCGAGCAGATCGAGACGCAGACCCGTCTGCTGCGGATTTTGCTCGCGGGCATCGCCTCTGTCTCCCTGCTGGTCGGCGGCATCGGCATCATGAACATCATGCTGGTCAGCGTGACCGAGCGCACGCGCGAGATCGGCCTGCGCAAGGCCATCGGCGCGAAACGTCAATCGGTGCTGCAGCAATTCCTATTGGAAAGCGTGGTGATGTGCCTGGTCGGCGGCGTGGTGGGCATCGCGGTGGGTACCGGCGGCGTGATCATCGTGGCGAAGTTCCTGAAGGTGCCCCCGGCGATCAACTGGCAGGCCATCGTGCTGGCGTTCGGGTTCTCGGCGATGGTGGGCCTCTTCTTCGGGCTCTACCCGGCGCTCCGAGCCTCCCGCCTCACGCCGATCGAAGCGCTAAGGTACGAATAA
- a CDS encoding N-6 DNA methylase yields MDALQEYLRECASTHGFGVAETSHYPALKKLIDAAGKELKPHVVCIINPKGSEGNQPDGGLFPANHLPKPGQEGLPFEDTKARKPERGVIEAKGLGQDLEQLIAGEQVKRYLLQYKQVLATNLREFAAIHLRNGQAVVVERYSLAVSESAFLDLAGRPKVAERQHGKPLAEFLKRTLLASVTLSAPAEVAAYLASYAREARHKLDLNAQPLELKQIQDALSEALGVKFEGERGDDFFRSTLVQTLFYGMFSAWVLWHEEPNPDKAPFNWLLTSHYLTIPVIDRLFVGAMSRKVLEQTDLTTTLKSAEEVLNRVDWPAFSEAFEQGLAVQYFYEPFLAAFDPELRKQMGVWYTPPEIVRYMVGRVDQVLREELGEADGLASPNVLVLDPCCGTGAYLVEALRLIAKRYADRGEAVLHGDDIRKAATDRLFGFELLPGPFVVAHLQLGFLLAKLGVHLGPNERSAVYLTNALTGWDPAQDVKQQLDPLSLFAEADAAKEVKRDKPILVVMGNPPYNGYAGTFQMDEELGLVERYVSGKRKGQGLNDLYVRFFAMADRRIEKTGRGVICFISNYSWLDGLSFGEMRRKYLETFDRIWIDNLHGDRIISEYSPDGKTSETIFAVSGQSVGIKVGTAISMLLRRGASIVRRPSAEVLYRDVDEARAEDRRSQLQKALRDPQFTDRYSPLLPNPKLANPFKPRKVGTGYLDWPRLPELMPTGFPGVNTARDSFLVDIDRSSLEARVRAYFDKDCTEQELAKVSPQAVLDTSGYNARTTRATLQARGLDPTGFRNVYYRPFDERWLYYERETKLIDRNRREFEHLIQPGNVLLICSEVQRREYDGPLVCRPLPSYHIIERASLCFPLRCFGASSESSQGLLLPLDGDAEGSVRSVWNLSPLAWEALETSKLNGHPECIFFHSLAILHSPAYAEENAGALRQDWPRVPLPKDRDLLLHGLELGKRLAALLDPESPVPGVNEGDLPAHLQAIAGFDWNKEGAPREGTSDLDLKANWGYKTPQGAVMPATGKVHWQNRPSAQPSLEGAPAGPVTVDVVMNEHARWTGIPEAVWNYTLGGYQVMKKWLSYRERDVLGRPMKLAEVREFSAIARRIACILAMGPELDEHYRASATAATRSEEV; encoded by the coding sequence ATGGATGCGCTGCAGGAGTACCTGAGGGAGTGCGCGTCCACGCATGGGTTCGGGGTGGCTGAAACCTCCCACTATCCCGCCCTCAAGAAGCTCATCGACGCCGCAGGCAAAGAACTTAAGCCGCACGTCGTCTGCATCATCAACCCCAAGGGCTCGGAGGGCAACCAGCCCGATGGGGGCCTTTTTCCTGCCAACCACCTTCCCAAACCAGGCCAAGAGGGGTTGCCGTTCGAGGACACGAAAGCCCGCAAGCCTGAACGAGGCGTGATCGAGGCCAAGGGGCTCGGTCAAGACCTGGAGCAGCTCATCGCCGGCGAGCAGGTCAAGCGCTACCTGCTGCAGTACAAACAAGTGCTGGCAACGAACCTGCGGGAGTTCGCGGCGATCCACTTAAGGAACGGCCAAGCCGTCGTGGTCGAGCGCTATTCGCTCGCAGTCTCGGAGTCCGCGTTCTTGGATCTTGCGGGCAGACCCAAGGTCGCCGAACGCCAGCACGGAAAACCCCTCGCCGAATTCCTGAAGCGGACGCTACTGGCTTCCGTCACCCTCTCAGCGCCTGCCGAGGTGGCTGCCTATCTGGCCTCCTATGCCAGAGAAGCACGGCACAAGCTCGACCTCAATGCGCAGCCCCTGGAACTTAAGCAGATCCAAGACGCACTTTCCGAGGCGCTGGGCGTGAAGTTCGAAGGCGAAAGAGGAGACGACTTCTTCCGGTCCACGCTCGTGCAGACCCTGTTCTACGGCATGTTCTCCGCCTGGGTCCTCTGGCATGAGGAGCCGAATCCAGACAAGGCGCCGTTCAATTGGCTTCTGACGAGCCACTACTTGACCATCCCCGTGATCGACCGGCTTTTCGTGGGCGCCATGTCAAGAAAGGTCTTGGAACAAACGGACCTCACGACAACACTGAAGAGCGCCGAGGAGGTGCTCAACCGCGTCGATTGGCCCGCATTCTCCGAGGCGTTCGAACAGGGCCTTGCGGTGCAGTATTTCTATGAGCCGTTCCTTGCCGCGTTCGACCCCGAGCTTCGCAAACAGATGGGCGTCTGGTACACGCCGCCCGAGATCGTTCGGTACATGGTCGGGCGCGTGGACCAAGTCCTACGGGAGGAGCTCGGCGAGGCCGACGGGCTGGCGAGCCCGAACGTGCTGGTGCTGGACCCCTGCTGCGGGACCGGAGCCTATCTGGTCGAGGCCCTGCGGCTGATTGCGAAACGGTATGCGGATCGTGGCGAGGCCGTCTTGCATGGCGACGACATCCGCAAGGCGGCTACCGATCGGCTTTTTGGGTTCGAGCTGCTTCCTGGGCCGTTCGTGGTGGCGCACCTTCAGCTTGGATTCCTGCTCGCGAAGCTGGGAGTGCACCTGGGGCCAAACGAACGTTCGGCGGTGTACCTGACGAACGCGCTGACCGGTTGGGACCCGGCTCAGGACGTGAAGCAACAACTCGACCCGCTGTCGCTGTTTGCCGAAGCCGACGCGGCGAAGGAGGTCAAGCGCGACAAGCCGATCCTGGTAGTCATGGGCAACCCGCCGTACAACGGCTACGCAGGGACGTTCCAGATGGACGAGGAGTTGGGGCTCGTCGAGCGGTACGTTTCGGGCAAGCGCAAGGGTCAGGGGCTGAACGACCTTTACGTGCGGTTCTTCGCGATGGCGGACCGCAGGATTGAGAAGACCGGACGGGGCGTGATCTGCTTCATCAGCAACTACTCTTGGCTGGATGGGCTCTCTTTTGGCGAGATGCGGCGCAAGTATCTGGAGACGTTCGACCGGATCTGGATCGACAACTTGCACGGGGACCGGATCATCAGCGAGTATTCGCCGGATGGGAAGACCAGTGAGACGATTTTTGCGGTGTCTGGTCAATCTGTCGGGATAAAGGTCGGAACGGCGATCTCGATGCTTCTCCGAAGAGGCGCGAGCATCGTACGCAGACCGTCTGCCGAGGTCTTGTATCGGGACGTGGATGAAGCACGGGCTGAAGACCGCAGGTCCCAGCTTCAAAAGGCGCTCCGCGATCCCCAGTTCACGGATAGGTATTCGCCTTTGTTACCGAATCCCAAGCTCGCCAACCCGTTCAAGCCGCGGAAGGTGGGAACGGGGTATCTGGACTGGCCGCGCCTGCCAGAGCTGATGCCTACCGGTTTTCCCGGTGTCAACACAGCCCGCGATTCGTTCCTCGTTGACATCGACCGAAGTTCGCTTGAGGCGCGGGTCAGGGCCTACTTCGACAAGGACTGCACCGAACAGGAATTGGCGAAAGTCTCGCCTCAGGCGGTGTTGGATACGAGCGGTTACAACGCCCGAACGACTCGGGCTACGCTACAGGCACGAGGTCTAGACCCTACTGGGTTCCGCAACGTCTATTACCGACCCTTCGATGAGAGGTGGCTGTATTACGAACGCGAAACGAAGCTCATCGATAGGAACCGGCGCGAATTCGAGCACCTGATCCAGCCAGGGAATGTCCTACTTATCTGCTCCGAAGTTCAGCGAAGGGAGTACGACGGACCGCTGGTATGCCGGCCCTTGCCCTCATATCACATTATCGAGCGTGCGAGTCTTTGCTTCCCGCTAAGATGCTTCGGAGCGTCAAGTGAAAGCTCGCAGGGTCTGCTCTTGCCACTTGATGGGGATGCAGAAGGCTCAGTGCGCTCAGTCTGGAACCTCAGTCCACTCGCATGGGAGGCGCTTGAGACATCCAAGCTAAACGGCCACCCCGAATGCATCTTCTTCCATTCCCTCGCCATCCTCCACAGCCCCGCCTACGCTGAAGAGAACGCCGGAGCGCTGAGGCAGGATTGGCCCCGCGTGCCGCTGCCCAAAGACCGCGACCTGCTTCTGCACGGCCTCGAACTCGGCAAACGGCTGGCGGCGCTGCTCGATCCCGAATCGCCGGTTCCCGGCGTGAACGAAGGCGATCTGCCTGCACACCTCCAAGCCATCGCAGGGTTCGACTGGAACAAAGAAGGCGCTCCAAGAGAGGGCACGTCCGACCTGGACCTCAAAGCCAATTGGGGTTACAAAACGCCGCAGGGCGCGGTGATGCCCGCCACCGGCAAGGTGCACTGGCAGAATCGGCCCTCCGCGCAGCCGAGCCTGGAAGGCGCCCCGGCCGGGCCGGTAACCGTCGACGTCGTCATGAACGAGCACGCGCGGTGGACCGGCATCCCGGAGGCCGTCTGGAACTACACGCTGGGCGGGTACCAGGTGATGAAGAAGTGGCTGAGCTATCGCGAGCGAGATGTCCTGGGTCGGCCCATGAAGCTCGCCGAAGTTCGGGAGTTCTCCGCGATCGCGCGGCGCATCGCGTGCATCCTTGCGATGGGGCCAGAGTTGGACGAACACTATCGGGCCAGCGCGACGGCGGCTACTCGAAGCGAAGAAGTCTGA
- a CDS encoding AAA family ATPase, with protein MRIPPPPDFRFEYWDTRRTPNHSITWLVEGLLPKGCIALLSSRPHAGALEFTAALCGAIADGLDFVGMATAKSPILWFACAHSRAETEDALRLIPPSNDDSPLRFDPMVQEYGEVGAIPLYVCYSPLQLDRQETLDEVVAYAKSFEAGLIVVDNLTACTQGGTRHDGHRARPFMRSLLEATAQCGATFLLLHHLAKFGGLTRPADHPELASGSHVLLNLESGIDKWKQRLLRLSANGSGRYPSRTHFFRVNEPGRYVSANPEDEPIPVGTVYERTLERLNNHPKTVNQLCEENGCYRVSVDMAARQLVRAGLAVHGPKRGRSFTYLLAGAQSAYDDAVRMAKRPSPNPE; from the coding sequence ATGAGAATCCCCCCACCCCCCGACTTTCGCTTTGAGTACTGGGACACCCGCAGGACCCCTAACCACTCCATCACCTGGCTCGTCGAAGGGCTCCTCCCGAAGGGCTGCATCGCCCTGCTCTCCTCCCGGCCCCATGCCGGAGCACTGGAGTTCACCGCCGCCCTCTGCGGCGCCATCGCTGATGGGCTGGATTTCGTCGGAATGGCCACGGCCAAGAGCCCGATCCTCTGGTTCGCCTGCGCCCACTCCCGCGCCGAAACCGAAGATGCCCTGCGCCTCATCCCGCCCTCGAACGACGACTCGCCCTTGCGGTTCGACCCTATGGTGCAGGAATACGGCGAAGTCGGAGCAATCCCGCTCTATGTCTGCTATTCGCCCCTCCAACTGGACCGGCAAGAGACCCTGGACGAGGTGGTCGCCTATGCCAAATCGTTCGAGGCCGGGTTGATCGTCGTGGACAATCTCACCGCCTGTACGCAAGGAGGTACCAGGCACGACGGCCATAGGGCGCGCCCCTTCATGCGCTCGCTTCTCGAAGCGACCGCTCAATGTGGGGCGACCTTCCTCCTCCTTCACCATCTGGCAAAGTTTGGCGGCCTGACGCGGCCTGCCGACCATCCCGAGTTGGCCTCCGGGTCCCACGTGCTCCTGAACCTTGAATCGGGTATCGACAAATGGAAGCAACGCCTGTTGCGCCTATCCGCGAATGGTTCGGGCCGTTATCCGAGCAGAACGCATTTCTTCCGAGTAAATGAGCCCGGCCGCTATGTGTCGGCTAACCCGGAGGACGAGCCAATCCCCGTCGGCACGGTCTATGAAAGGACCCTTGAGCGCCTAAACAATCACCCAAAAACGGTTAACCAGTTGTGCGAGGAGAATGGTTGTTACCGTGTCAGTGTCGACATGGCCGCTCGACAGTTGGTTAGGGCCGGGCTCGCCGTTCATGGCCCAAAACGCGGCCGCAGCTTCACTTACCTGCTGGCCGGCGCCCAAAGCGCCTACGACGACGCAGTAAGGATGGCGAAGAGACCCTCTCCAAACCCGGAGTAG